From a single Fusarium fujikuroi IMI 58289 draft genome, chromosome FFUJ_chr03 genomic region:
- a CDS encoding related to DNA repair protein rhp54, with translation MDDIVDDPYSWDIDVVVNRLCAPGVPWSRDPAFLATRIQEEEFNGKTLLTFEDVCSRQELMECLGIRIARHKAALAEAIVTLRSKSKEYWEWQADFRRKQSGFPGEETETSTHAMEQRQSFNLPNGDRFKEKETPVSVSDTNGKIPHAVGNPLQQELGSQNQTLTRQANDQPQLATYSRQPPIHEPPDQIPESHERSSKRRRVAPMLLTDIPRNADPAFLPTEADVLDYATTKAGVEFADDDSADFPWDNAPSYAYLGEGKISREDMLTPVGMLSSLINESDGSFTSFSIHTIPPGRRLAANKVLKRLLTGRYRIPIHSSRSSSHISNESDEILELTDLDNELDAETLREIKEEEAENERLAALDNNPQPYPFVSPERIAEILNEAITAIEENWTEKKLPKYERKAYSLWQKSRRLGIKGIQIQNAYKTAKHLVERLQKLCLEIQKTDSASEAHYREAAKSLEQSLEDKKYQEWLIKLLESSRPPPKLQAVARPKPRAARQLDTLVLMEDEVLTSSEEEDFIVPDDHLDAIENGLMTDRDSTPPPMKHEWEDFETDFMDLTQDDMDEPQGLGYDMTNPIDLTSPAKQANCPLKGDRGNAIPLRKNLSAKQTLDAVPSDAAITNGESLTTADPANVKNKPLEPDVVGCQASINHASEKSHDENQSQEIRPEKLQSPRQVGGFQPPPIESFGDLQQLASQPLKNYVKRNDRWRLLIGEMWHMEHARRKSAVDLILSGHPNNVWEEHIQPYLSEPLEDPDQLPQGNVKVVLFDVLRLCRCFFMCQHTTEEQMLSYKIGKLRKTLNQARVKFFERLCLFVAALMPHFPQDSQIYRQDMDILDDPFPEEQDEMDDPDNVFKEGRAGRRRPKEKEIIRDKAAVDLRERENQRVREQEARRKKLRETLALDGSVSRDGTRLIINESKEEDQGLIYIHEDIGRRIKDHQIDGVRFIWNQIVRDPSVRQGCLLAHTMGLGKTMQVITVLVALAEAAQSEDPSVVAQIPEDLREPRILVLCPAALVDNWMDELLKWAPADLLGELRKVSSNTPVEERAAVVSSWASGRGVLTLGYEMFKIIMNMSDELADLLTNRTDVVIADEAHKMKNRESQTNLACSRFRTKSRIALTGSPLSNSVLEYFAMIDWVAPNFLGPFSEFSHIYASPVERGLYNDSTPGEKRKAQMRLKALEQLVAPKINRHTIAALKNDLPPKQEFIIFVPPTIPQKQLYQLYIRGVGREGTDSQAETFAAINHLGLICSHPRCFEAKVKAIQKGIRSNNDNEDKSFPKSMIPEFLKTLHSFRDLDTPTLSLKTELLTIILDEARQVKDKVLIFSQSLHTLNYIENMCRMQRRTVSRLDGSTPVPSRQRQTKDFNEGSKEVFLISTTAGGVGLNIQGANRVVIFDVRYNPSDEQQAVGRAYRIGQQKPVFVYRFMVAGTFEDNLHNRQVFKMQLASRVVDKKNPISWSKRKGDVVSVIRDCPPSDLTPYLGRDRILDRLISHRKNGESIRSIVTTDTFEEEDLGAALTEDEKKQVAQMIELNRLRETNPEEYLRAKDRVDLKEQARLYGEQDELLRASSLSQQLTPRSIDDTSGMLHHTRFPPPATAPSLEQDVSGAEKISHETSSPTKQPVSQQPATSSHGPAPMPMAGANTFFGEYNHSEAVIEPHSTPIIPAQSRTSPIFKQGGVFNVTENPAMVEFDRCLREGLQKMQQRNVLQTGGKPDEIAKSTTIRVNEVRRKGQYGLLPDTKHWRVLIRLLSHEKWVIAIATGLIAPEYLAQAEEKDLEKRLEAINALTETEITTRALEKTSSPDPNNLQNIRRRSSHQGEKRSRATDDMKVMREAADNRRNRAFRLPPWANEALFEEKTRTSPTMGTREGQFGFRDVTPGL, from the exons ATGGATGACATTGTGGATGATCCCTATTCCTGGGATATAGACGTGGTTGTTAATCGACTCTGCGCTCCTGGGGTCCCATGGAGTCGAGATCCTGCATTCCTCGCCACACGCatccaggaggaggagtttaATGGCAAGACTCTATTGACCTTTGAAGATGTGTGTTCGCGTCAAGAGTTGATGGAATGTCTCGGCATTAGGATCGCCCGCCACAAAGCTGCCCTCGCAGAAGCTATCGTTACTCTCCGCTCTAAAAGTAAGGAGTATTGGGAATGGCAAGCCGACTTCAGGCGAAAACAATCTGGGTTCCCTGGCGAGGAGACCGAAACCTCAACACATGCCATGGAACAACGGCAATCCTTCAATCTTCCGAACGGTGATcgttttaaagaaaaggagaCGCCTGTTTCCGTTTCTGATACTAATGGAAAGATTCCTCATGCTGTAGGGAACCCATTGCAGCAGGAATTGGGTAGCCAAAACCAAACGCTCACACGCCAAGCAAACGACCAGCCTCAACTTGCAACGTATTCTCGTCAGCCGCCCATTCATGAGCCTCCTGACCAAATTCCCGAGTCTCATGAGAGGTCTAGTAAACGCAGGCGGGTGGCGCCCATGCTGTTGACAGACATACCAAGGAACGCCGATCCCGCTTTCCTTCCGACGGAAGCTGATGTGCTTGACTACGCGACCACCAAGGCTGGGGTGGAGTTTGCAGACGATGACTCTGCAGACTTTCCGTGGGATAATGCACCCTCGTATGCCTACCTAGGCGAGGGCAAGATTTCGAGAGAGGACATGCTGACCCCAGTTGGCATGTTGAGCTCTCTCATCAATGAGAGCGACGGTTCCTTTACTTCATTCAGCATCCATACAATTCCACCTGGAAGAAGACTCGCGGCAAACAAAGTTCTCAAGCGGCTTCTCACAGGCCGCTATCGCATACCTATCCATTCCTCTAGGTCGTCAAGTCATATTTCCAACGAGTCTGATGAGATCCTCGAACTCACCGACCTTGACAATGAACTGGACGCTGAGACCTTGAGGGAgataaaggaagaagaggctgagaacGAGAGGCTTGCTGCTCTCGACAACAATCCCCAGCCTTATCCTTTTGTCTCTCCTGAGCGAATCGCAGAAATATTAAATGAGGCCATAACAGCTATTGAGGAAAACTggactgagaagaagctcccAAAGTATGAGCGAAAAGCTTATAGTCTATGGCAGAAATCTCGCCGCCTTGGCATTAAGGGCATACAAATTCAGAATGCTTACAAAACGGCTAAGCATCTTGTCGAACGACTCCAGAAACTCTGTCTAGAAATCCAGAAGACGGACTCGGCCTCCGAGGCACACTACCGAgaggcagccaagagccTTGAGCAAAGTTTGGAAGACAAGAAGTATCAGGAGTGGTTGATTAAGCTGCTTGAATCGTCAAGACCACCCCCAAAACTACAAGCAGTGGCCCGTCCGAAACCACGCGCCGCGCGGCAGCTGGACACTTTGGTCCTTATGGAAGACGAGGTTCTGACTAGCtccgaagaggaagacttcATCGTTCCTGACGACCACCTGGATGCAATTGAAAATGGGTTGATGACTGATCGGGATTCAACACCCCCCCCTATGAAGCATGAATGGGAGGATTTCGAAACTGACTTCATGGATTTGACTCAGGACGACATGGATGAACCGCAAGGCTTGGGTTATGACATGACTAATCCTATCGATTTGACTAGCCCTGCCAAGCAAGCGAATTGTCCATTGAAGGGAGACCGGGGGAACGCCATCCCTCTCAGAAAGAATCTTTCTGCAAAACAAACTCTTGATGCAGTCCCTTCTGATgcagccatcaccaacggGGAGAGCTTGACAACCGCCGACCCTGCTAACGTCAAGAACAAACCACTTGAACCCGATGTTGTCGGTTGCCAGGCTTCCATTAACCATGCCTCTGAAAAAAGTCATGACGAAAaccaaagccaagagatTCGGCCAGAAAAACTACAATCTCCACGTCAAGTTGGCGGCTTTCAGCCCCCTCCCATTGAGAGTTTTGGCGatcttcagcagcttgcATCTCAACCACTTAAAAATTACGTCAAGCGCAACGATCGCTGGCGATTGTTGATCGGTGAGATGTGGCATATGGAACATGCCCGGCGGAAGTCAGCAGTCGATCTGATATTATCAGGTCACCCCAATAATGTATGGGAGGAGCATATCCAGCCATATTTATCTGAACCCCTTGAAGATCCCGATCAGCTACCACAGGGCAACGTAAAGGTTGTTCTTTTTGACGTTTTACGTCTTTGtcgctgcttcttcatgtgTCAGCACACGACAGAAGAACAAATGCTTTCCTATAAAATAGGAAAGTTGAGGAAAACATTGAATCAGGCACGAGTCAAATTCTTCGAACGTCTCTGTCTGTTCGTAGCGGCTCTTATGCCTCACTTCCCCCAGGATAGTCAGATCTATAGACAAGACATGGACATTCTCGATGACCCATTTCCAGAGGAAcaggatgagatggatgaccCTGATAATGTCTTCAAGGAAGGGCGTGCGGGGCGTCGAAGaccaaaagaaaaagaaatcatCCGCGATAAAGCAGCCGTGGATCTTCGAGAACGCGAAAATCAAAGGGTTAGGGAACAAGAGGCTCGCAGAAAGAAATTGAGGGAGACCCTCGCACTGGATGGCTCAGTGTCGCGGGATGGGACTCGTCTTATCATAAAcgaaagcaaagaagaagaccaaggtctTATCTACATCCATGAGGACATTGGTCGCCGTATCAAGGATCACCAGATTGACGGCGTCCGTTTTATTTGGAATCAGATTGTGCGAGACCCCAGTGTGCGACAAGGTTGTTTGCTAGCCCACACAATGGGACTCGGCAAAACGATGCAAGTCATCACGGTCCTCGTGGCTTTGGCAGAGGCCGCACAATCAGAAGATCCATCTGTAGTGGCTCAAATACCCGAAGATCTAAGGGAACCGCGGATTCTGGTTCTTTGTCCAGCTGCCTTGGTGGACAACTGGATGGATGAGCTCCTCAAATGGGCACCAGCGGATCTACTGGGTGAGCTACGCAAGGTCTCATCTAATACACCGGTCGAGGAAAGGGCTGCGGTGGTGTCGTCATGGGCTTCCGGCAGAGGCGTCCTCACACTTGGCTACGAAATGTTCAAAATAATCATGAACATGTCAGATGAGCTAGCAGACCTTCTGACAAATCGTACAGATGTGGTCATCGCCGATGAGGCGCATAAGATGAAGAATCGGGAGTCGCAAACTAACCTAGCTTGTTCGCGCTTCAGAACAAAGAGTCGCATTGCACTCACAGGGTCACCACTGTCCAACAGTGTACTAGAGTATTTTGCCATGATTGACTGGGTTGCCCCTAACTTCCTTGGCCCGTTCTCCGAGTTTAGCCACATTTATGCCTCTCCGGTCGAGCGAGGCCTCTACAACGACAGCACTCCAGGTGAAAAAAGGAAGGCACAAATGAGGCTGAAGGCGCTTGAGCAACTTGTGGCACCGAAGATCAATCGCCACACGATCGCTGCCCTAAAAAACGACTTGCCACCAAAGCAGGAATTCATCATATTCGTGCCTCCGACGATACCTCAGAAGCAGTTGTATCAACTGTACATCAGGGGTGTAGGAAGAGAAGGCACCGACTCGCAAGCTGAGACTTTTGCTGCCATCAACCATCTTGGATTGATTTGCAGCCACCCACGATGCTTTGAAGCAAAGGTGAAAGCAATTCAAAAGGGCATCCGCTCGAACAATGACAATGAGGACAAATCCTTCCCCAAGTCTATGATTCCAGAATTCTTGAAAACGTTGCATTCCTTTAGGGACCTGGATACGCCAACGCTTTCATTAAAAACAGAACTACTGACAATCATACTCGACGAGGCGCGtcaagtcaaagacaagGTGCTCATTTTCAGTCAGTCCTTACACACATTAAATTATATCGAAAACATGTGCAGAATGCAGAGAAGGACAGTTTCTCGCCTAGATGGCAGCACACCAGTTCCGAGTCGACAGAGGCAGACAAAAGACTTCAATGAGGGTAGCAAAGAGGTGTTTCTGATATCTACAACTGCTGGTGGTGTAGGACTCAACATTCAGGGGGCTAACAGGGTCGTCATTTTTGACGTCAGATATAACCCATCGGATGAGCAACAAGCGGTGGGCCGAGCGTATCGTATCGGCCAGCAAAAGCCTGTATTCGTTTATCGTTTCATGGTCGCAGGAACTTTCGAAGATAATCTTCACAACAGACAGGTCTTCAAAATGCAGTTAGCATCGCGAGTCGTTGACAAGAAGAATCCCATCAGCTGGTCAAAGCGCAAAGGCGACGTTGTGTCGGTGATCAGAGATTGTCCGCCAAGCGATCTCACCCCTTATCTGGGCAGGGACAGAATCCTGGACAGGCTTATAAGTCATCGCAAGAATGGCGAGAGCATCCGATCCATTGTGACAACGGACACTttcgaagaggaagatcttGGCGCTGCGCtgactgaagatgagaagaagcaagtaGCTCAAATGATTGAACTGAATCGTCTTCGAGAAACCAACCCAGAGGAGTATTTGAGGGCGAAAGACCGAGTGGATTTAAAGGAGCAGGCTAGGTTGTATGGAGAGCAGGATGAACTTCTTCGTGCGAGTTCGTTATCTCAACAGCTTACCCCTCGATCAATTGATGATACTTCGGGTATGCTTCACCATACACGATTTCCGCCTCCAGCAACCGCTCCATCTCTTGAACAGGACGTCTCAGGCGCCGAGAAAATATCTCACGAAACGAGCTCACCT ACAAAGCAGCCTGTGTCCCAGCAACCTGCAACTTCTAGCCATGGCCCAGCACCAATGCCAATGGCTGGTGCGAACACCTTTTTCGGAGAGTATAACCATTCTGAGGCCGTGATTGAGCCGCACTCGACCCCGATCATTCCTGCACAGTCGCGCACGAGTCCCATCTTTAAGCAAGGTGGAGTCTTCAACGTCACCGAGAACCCTGCTATGGTCGAGTTCGATCGTTGTCTGCGGGAGGGCCTTCAAAAAATGCAACAACGCAATGTGCTACAAACAGGGGGTAAACCTGACGAGATAGCCAAATCTACAACCATACGTGTGAACGAGGTCCGTAGGAAGGGCCAGTATGGATTGCTTCCGGACACAAAGCATTGGAGGGTACTCATTCGGCTTCTGTCGCACGAAAAATGGGTGATTGCAATTGCCACAGGCCTTATAGCGCCGGAATACTTGGCTCAAGCCGAAGAGAAAGATCTCGAAAAGCGACTCGAAGCCATTAATGCACTCACAGAAACGGAGATCACCACTCGGGCACTTGAGAAGACCAGTTCTCCCGACCCAAAT AATTTGCAGAACATCAGGCGTCGAAGCTCGCATCAGGGTGAGAAGCGATCCCGGGCTACGGATGATATGAAAGTAATGCGGGAAGCGGCGGACAATAGGAGAAACCGAGCATTCCGTCTACCACCCTGGGCAAATGAGGCTCTTTTTGAAGAGAAAACCCGAACATCACCTACAATGGGCACTCGAGAAGGACAGTTTGGTTTCAGGGATGTTACGCCTGGTCTCTAA
- a CDS encoding probable 5-aminolevulinic acid synthase → MDAVLRQSKAMCPFMKTATPATLRALSTSTRALPAPASPCGGTMSKLQLLGQRCPVMGKAMAVQTAKSRPAGSVRAFSGHSKTGKAKIHTTRNKEARAVDRPLFDGRDNAPAPPGVHATRKPTSASPTAAAAAAGFHSPGKFDYEGFYNAELEKKHKDKSYRYFNNINRLAKEFPRAHMSDKEDRVTVWCANDYLGMGRNPHVLQKMHETLEEYGAGAGGTRNISGHNRHAVELESTLAKLHAKEGALVFSSCYVANDATLATLGSKMPDCVILSDSLNHASMIQGIRHSGTKKIVFKHNDVQDLEAKLASLPLHVPKIIAFESVYSMCGSIGPIKEICDLADRYGAITFLDEVHAVGMYGPHGAGVAEHLDWEAHANGAPRGTIMDRIDIITGTLGKAYGCVGGYIAGSAKFIDMIRSLAPGFIFTTSLPPATMAGAQASIEYQMGFDGDRRLQQLHTRAVKEAMNARDIPVIPNPSHIVPILVGNAETAKEASDMLLNDYGIYVQAINYPTVPVGQERLRVTPTPGHIKEYRDQLVEAIDEIWTRLDIKRTSDWAAEGGFIGVGEQDNVQEPLWTDKQLNIEQATKEIKATGQAANGVTEALLELEIKQTSQAATVA, encoded by the exons ATGGATGCCGTCCTTCGTCAGTCTAAGGCCATGTGCCCTTTTATGAAGACGGCCACGCCTGCCACTCTGCGTGCCCTGTCCACCTCGACTCGTGCCCTTCCGGCTCCCGCCTCTCCATGCGGCGGCACCATGTCCAAGCTTCAGTTGCTTGGCCAGCGATGCCCTGTCATGGGAAAGGCCATGGCCGTTCAGACCGCCAAGAGTCGCCCTGCTGGTTCTGTTCGTGCTTTCTCTGGTCActccaagactggcaaggccaagattcACACCACCCGCAACAAAGAGGCTCGCGCTGTCGACCGCCCGCTCTTTGACGGCCGTGACAATG CTCCCGCGCCTCCTGGTGTTCACGCAACCCGAAAGCCTACTTCTGCTTCTCCGaccgctgccgccgccgccgccggcTTCCACTCTCCTGGTAAATTCGATTACGAAGGATTCTACAATGccgagctcgagaagaaaCACAAGGACAAATCATACCGCTatttcaacaacatcaaccgTTTGGCTAAGGAGTTTCCCCGTGCGCATATGTCCGACAAGGAGGATCGAGTAACTGTGTGGTGCGCCAACGATTATCTAGGTATGGGCCGCAACCCTCATGTCCTCCAAAAGATGCATGAAACATTGGAGGAGTATGGTGCTGGCGCTGGCGGAACTCGAAACATCTCTGGCCACAACAGGCAcgctgttgagcttgagagcaCCTTGGCAAAGCTGCACGCTAAGGAGGGTGCTCTTGTCTTCAGTTCCTGCTATGTCGCCAATGATGCGACTCTCGCCACGCTCGGCAGTAAGATGCCCGATTGTGTCATTCTCTCCGACAGCCTGAACCACGCATCCATGATTCAGGGCATTCGCCATTCCGGCACCAAAAAGATCGTCTTCAAGCATAACGATGTGCAAGATCTCGAGGCTAAGCTGGCATCACTTCCTCTGCATGTGCCCAAGATCATCGCCTTCGAGTCAGTCTATAGCATGTGCGGCTCTATTGGTCCTATCAAGGAGATCTGTGATCTTGCAGACAGGTACGGTGCCATTACTTTCCTCGACGAGGTGCATGCCGTTGGTATGTACGGACCTCACGGTGCTGGTGTCGCTGAGCACCTTGACTGGGAGGCACACGCCAATGGTGCCCCTCGCGGAACCATCATGGACCGAATTGACATTATTACTGGCACTCTGGGCAAAGCTTATGGTTGTGTTGGTGGCTACATCGCAGGCAGCGCCAAATTCATTGATATGATCCGGTCATTGGCCCCTGGGTTCATTTTCACTACTTCTCTCCCCCCTGCCACAATGGCCGGTGCTCAGGCTTCCATCGAGTACCAGATGGGCTTTGATGGTGATCGACGACTCCAGCAGCTACACACTCGCGCTGTCAAGGAAGCTATGAATGCTCGGGACATTCCCGTGATCCCCAACCCTTCTCACATTGTACCTATCCTTGTTGGCAACGCCGAAACTGCAAAGGAGGCCTCCGACATGCTCCTCAATGACTACGGAATCTACGTCCAGGCTATCAATTACCCTACGGTTCCCGTTGGCCAGGAGCGGCTCCGCGTAACCCCAACTCCCGGACATATCAAGGAGTACCGCGACCAGCTTGTTGAGGCTATCGATGAGATCTGGACTCGTCTCGACATCAAGCGAACCTCTGATTGGGCTGCTGAGGGCGGCTTCATTGGTGTTGGCGAGCAGGATAATGTGCAGGAGCCTCTATGGACTGATAAGCAGCTCAACATCGAGCAGGCCACCAAGGAAATTAAAGCTACCGGTCAAGCTGCCAACGGCGTTACCGAAgctcttctcgagcttgagatcaAGCAGACTTCTCAGGCTGCTACTGTTGCTTGA
- a CDS encoding related to cercosporin resistance protein has protein sequence MSPNSTQAKNKGPKACTTCAKAKARCVPGPLGSLKCDRCHRLDKPCVNQTPAPARPRRSPKLSKIAALEKRLEELSSHVRRESSEEEDSSPPPSTSEKRSELLTKSDAWGFNHLFPLKPGIENTPGQHPPPSAPDKTRPWDSWWPTPREAELLLNGYRTIHSCLFPFVCVPGHMTALELREHRPFLWKAVMMVGLFLDGARQVKLGQELLAEIGRAAVVDGLNSLDLLQSLQMLVAWFHYALKGSQVTNLLFLARAICVNLRFTEDTSLQGEESDRNLDHMRVYAGTYYLNTLVFTANKRPDVLMNTSHLEMCCRVLERTMQHPSDEYLIKLVRIQQLAQSISVTMSAENLSQTASKLPLTMVVQSFEEQLQLYKDNLGPRFADNDNLKTHVNVAEVLLYEIAVSDQHSAASYLPLTDRLQLLWACVRSLKTFFDIRFDHREMERPRFLCMSASELVYTIIVGIKVVTLQLPGWNLAQIHAELDMVEVMSQQAQDLDIIVGRRKHGNMLGTPTPGGTTAATPAPPPDPFERLVKQLKSVRDLVKAERQRLLTGSGNADLVDFSQDFLMDDSGTDFWQAAATRGYNVWNIIGDPGVLNEST, from the exons ATGAGCCCCAACTCTACTCAGGCTAAGAACAAGGGACCCAAGGCCTGTACAACATGCGCTAAAGCTAAGGCAAGGTGCGTCCCTGGACCTCTGGGGAGCCTCAAATGCGACAG ATGCCATCGACTAGACAAGCCATGTGTTAACCAAACTCCGGCTCCGGCCCGGCCCCGTAGAAGCCCAAAGCTATCTAAGATAGCTGCTTTGGAGAAACGCCTTGAAGAGCTGTCCTCGCACGTAAGGCGTGAGTCttcagaagaggaggattctTCGCCTCCACCTTCGACGAGTGAGAAACGCTCAGAGCTGTTGACCAAATCTGATGCCTGGGGTTTCAATCACTTGTTTCCCTTGAAGCCGGGAATTGAAAATACCCCCggtcaacatcctccaccATCAGCTCCTGACAAGACACGCCCATGGGACTCCTGGTGGCCCACGCCCCGGGAAGCGGAGCTACTTCTCAACGGCTATAGGACAATCCACTCATGTCTATTTCCGTTTGTGTGTGTTCCTGGGCATATGACGGCCCTGGAGCTACGTGAGCATCGGCCATTCCTGTGGAAGGCTGTCATGATGGTAGGGTTGTTTCTTGATGGAGCTAGACAGGTTAAGCTTGGCCAAGAGTTACTAGCTGAGATTGGACGAGCAGCTGTCGTGGACGGCCTGAACAGTCTGGATCTACTCCAGAGCTTGCAAATGCTGGTGGCATG GTTTCACTATGCGCTGAAGGGCTCTCAAGTGACAAATCTGCTGTTCCTTGCTAGAGCTATATGCGTAAATTTGAGGTTCACAGAGGATACGAGCCTGCAAGGAGAAGAATCTGATCGCAATCTTGATCATATGAGAGTTTACGCTGGCACTTATTACCTAAACACTTT AGTGTTCACAGCGAACAAGCGGCCTGATGTCCTTATGAATACCAGCCATCTGGAAATGTGCTGCAGAGTTCTTGAGAGAACCATGCAGCACCCCTCTGATGAGTACTTGATAAAGCTGGTGCGCATTCAGCAGCTGGCACAGTCCATATCTGTCACAATGTCAGCAGAGAACCTAAGTCAGACCGCCAGTAAACTGCCATTGACAATGGTTGTGCAATCGTTTGAGGAACAGTTACAGCTGTACAAAGACAATCTTGGACCACGGTTTGCTGATAACG ATAATCTCAAGACCCATGTCAACGTAGCCGAGGTGCTCCTCTATGAGATCGCCGTCTCGGACCAACACTCTGCAGCATCCTATCTTCCTCTAACTGACCGACTCCAACTTCTTTGGGCTTGTGTCCGATCCCTCAAGACCTTTTTCGATATCCGGTTCGATCATCGAGAAATGGAACGCCCACGTTTCCTGTGTATGAGTGCGTCTGAGCTTGTGTACACTATCATTGTTGGCATCAAGGTCGTAACACTTCAATTACCCGGGTGGAACCTTGCCCAGATACACGCAGAGCTTGACATGGTCGAGGTGATGAGCCAGCAGGCCCAGGATCTGGACATCATCGTGGGGCGCCGCAAACACGGCAATATGCTAGGTACACCGACGCCCGGGGGAACAACAGCAGCTACACCCGCGCCTCCACCAGATCCTTTCGAGAGACTCGTgaagcagctcaagtcaGTGAGAGATTtggtcaaggctgagagacAGCGTCTACTTACGGGATCTGGCAACGCTGATCTGGTGGACTTTAGTCAAGACTTCTTGATGGATGATTCAGGAACGGACTTTTGGCAAGCGGCGGCTACAAGAGGCTATAATGTATGGAACATTATCGGTGACCCTGGTGTCTTGAATGAGTCGACTTGA
- a CDS encoding thiamine-phosphate diphosphorylase and hydroxyethylthiazole kinase-like protein yields the protein MAKPTVNYGLYLVTDSTPEILGDRSLEEVVEASLRGGVTILQYRDKHSERSVAVDTANKLHAIARRYNIPLLINDRVDIAAEIDCEGVHIGQDDMAYEEARKLLGPNKIIGVTASSKEEALKACEAGADYLGIGTVYSTQTKKDTKSIIGPSGVRDILSALYDAGYGSVPTVCIGGINASNTAPVLAAAGSPSKSLDGVAVVSALIAAPEPATAARDLLGKVIVAKIPEVIKAVADKTPLSHNMTNLVVQNFAANVALCVGASPIMANYAEEAADLAKLGGALVVNMGTVTPEGLKNYLQAIKAYNEADRPIVLDPVGAGATTVRRDAVKALLDAGHFTVIKGNEGEIQTVAGATITQRGVDSTSSLTFPQKASLVRSIALHRQTVVVLTGATDLVSDGTRTIAISNGHPYLGEVTGTGCTLGTTVSAMVAAYGADPLLATVAATVMFGLAAELAAARNEVRGPGSFVPTFLDELYSIRMSTAKGDLRWLNLAKVKAVDVDVNVIPGE from the exons ATGGCCAAGCCTACAGTCAACTACGGCCTATACTTGGTCACAGACTCAACGCCAGAGATTCTTGGCGATCGCAGCCTTGAAGAAGTAGTTGAGGCTTCTTTGCGAGGCGGTGTCACCATCCTTCAATACCGAGACAAGCATAGTGAGCGCTCAGTCGCTGTAGACACAGCCAACAAGCTACACGCCATTGCCCGTCGTTACAATATCcccctcctcatcaacgATCGTGTCGACATTGCCGCTGAGATAGACTGTGAGGGTGTCCATATTGGACAGGATGATATGG CATatgaagaagcaagaaaacttcttGGCCCCAACAAAATCATTGGCGTAACCGCAAgctcaaaagaagaagctctcaaAGCTTGCGAAGCCGGTGCTGACTACCTCGGTATCGGAACTGTCTACTCAACTCAGAC CAAAAAGGACACAAAATCTATCATCGGTCCCTCAGGAGTTCGGGATATTCTCTCAGCCCTGTATGATGCTGGCTATGGTTCCGTCCCTACTGTTTGTATAGGCGGTATCAACGCCAGCAACACTGCCCCTGTTCTCGCTGCAGCCGGGTCCCCCTCCAAGTCTCTCGATGGTGTTGCTGTAGTGAGCGCTCTCATCGCTGCTCCTGAGCCAGCCACCGCTGCCCGTGATCTCCTCGGTAAGGTCATCGTCGCCAAAATCCCCGAAGTCATCAAGGCCGTAGCCGACAAGACGCCCCTTTCTCATAACATGACCAACTTG GTCGTTCAAAACTTTGCCGCCAATGTGGCTCTCTGTGTTGGGGCAAGCcccatcatggccaactACGcggaagaagctgctgatcTTGCCAAACTTGGAGGTGCTCTTGTGGTCAACATGGGCACCGTCACTCCCGAAGGACTCAAGAACTATCTCCAAGCCATCAAGGCCTACAATGAAGCTGACAGACCTATAGTCCTTGATCCTGTCGG CGCTGGTGCGACCACTGTTCGTCGagatgctgtcaaggctctTCTCGATGCTGGGCATTTTACCGTCATCAAGGGCAATGAAGGCGAGATTCAGACTGTAGCCGGCGCCACAATTACACAACGGGGCGTCGACTCAACCTCTTCCCTCACTTTTCCCCAAAAGGCATCCCTTGTACGCTCCATCGCCTTGCACCGGCAAACCGTCGTCGTACTCACAGGCGCCACCGACCTCGTAAGTGACGGAACTCGTACTATAGCCATCAGCAATGGACATCCCTATCTTGGCGAAGTCACAGGCACTGGGTGCACTCTTGGCACAACAGTCAGCGCCATGGTTGCTGCGTACGGCGCTGACCCTCTTCTCGCTACTGTCGCCGCAACTGTCATGTTTGGACTCGCTGCTGAGCTCGCCGCCGCGCGAAACGAAGTCCGTGGACCAGGCTCATTCGTGCCGACATTCCTTGATGAGCTGTACAGTATCCGAATGTCGACTGCCAAGGGTGACCTGCGGTGGCTGAATctggccaaggtcaaggcagttgatgttgatgtcaatGTCATTCCAGGTGAATGA